A genomic region of Miscanthus floridulus cultivar M001 chromosome 3, ASM1932011v1, whole genome shotgun sequence contains the following coding sequences:
- the LOC136543977 gene encoding uncharacterized protein has product MGKTFLYRALLAKLRSQDKLAVAIATSGVAASIMPGGRTSHSRFKIPLTVEEGGCCSFTKQSGTAKLLQQAARIIWDEASMTKRQNVEALDNSLQDIMGQSDLPFGGKTVVLDYLLRIGGGTEEVNEDGNVRILDEICVPYSGDAEKDLHRLIGIIFPDLNANMVDKDYITTRAILSTRNDWVDMINIKMIDMFQGGETVYHNFDSAVDDPHNYYPSEFLNSLTSNELPPYVLKLKLR; this is encoded by the exons ATGGGAAAGACCTTTTTGTATAGGGCACTTCTCGCAAAACTACGTAGCCAGGACAAGCTTGCCGTGGCTATAGCTACATCTGGAGTCGCAGCATCCATAATGCCAGGCGGGAGGACGTCCCACTCGCGTTTCAAGATACCCCTCACTGTTGAAGAGGGTGGTTGTTGTAGCTTCACAAAACAGAGTGGTACTGCCAAGTTGCTGCAACAAGCAGCTCGCATAATTTGGGATGAGGCATCTATGACAAAGCGGCAAAATGTGGAAGCACTAGATAACAGCCTACAGGATATAATGGGCCAGTCAGACCTACCATTTGGTGGAAAGACTGTTGTCCTTG ATTATCTATTGCGCATTGGTGGTGGAACGGAAGAGGTTAACGAAGATGGCAATGTACGTATTCTAGATGAGATCTGCGTCCCGTACTCTGGCGATGCCGAGAAAGATCTTCATAGATTGATCGGCATCATCTTTCCAGATCTAAATGCAAACATGGTGGACAAAGACTACATCACCACCAGAGCAATTTTATCTACACGTAACGATTGGGTTGACATGATCAATATAAAAATGATTGATATGTTCCAGGGCGGCGAGACGGTGTATCATAATTTTGACTCCGCGGTAGATGATCCACATAACTACTATCCATCAGAGTTCCTTAACAGTCTGACCTCCAACGAGCTGCCTCCATACGTCTTGAAGCTCAAGCTCAGGTAA